The proteins below come from a single Methanosarcinales archaeon genomic window:
- a CDS encoding transposase, translating into MKNLPEIMFRSAIVQFLMNYSDRQMEDAARYNLIIKWFIGISLEDSFLDCTPKSGHVVKKHS; encoded by the coding sequence GTGAAAAACCTACCCGAAATCATGTTTCGTTCAGCCATAGTACAATTCCTCATGAACTATTCAGATAGACAAATGGAAGATGCTGCCAGATACAATCTGATCATAAAATGGTTCATTGGAATTTCCTTGGAGGATTCATTCTTGGACTGCACCCCAAAAAGTGGACACGTAGTTAAGAAACATTCTTAG
- a CDS encoding cobyric acid synthase produces MKYAKPLMILGTGSHVGKSVIVTALCRIFAETGINVAPFKAQNMSLNSWITTNGDEIGIAQAIQAKACGIEPTADMNPVLLKPKGDRQSQVIILGKPYADRTAGDYYESIDDMIKVVESAYYRLAGQYDMVIIEGAGGAAEINLYERDIVNIGTARLLKPPIILVGDIERGGVFASIYGTLKLLPDDIAQLVKGIIINKFRGDPAILEPGLKELEEITGVHVLGVIPYTDLSIPSEDSVSIADKKHIFNNGFVDIAILRLPRISNFTDFEPLEPLSNIRYVELDEDIGQPDALIIPGTKNTIDDLQAIKESGTYHRIYELVKAGIPIIGICGGYQMLGKTITDSGIEGGSAAGVDGLGLLDVSTSFGEYKKQTIQTRKKVTGDGPILGRITGQNVSGYEIHMGDTWLHEDKPAFSDDGCIDRSGLIWGTYLHGLFENENVRDAFLDFLYSKRGISYLNIKAGINYQDPYHKLARHFLTHVDMDAINKILKD; encoded by the coding sequence ATGAAGTATGCAAAACCATTGATGATATTGGGTACAGGCTCCCATGTAGGTAAAAGTGTAATTGTTACAGCTCTTTGCAGAATTTTTGCCGAAACTGGGATTAACGTTGCTCCTTTTAAGGCCCAGAACATGAGTCTCAATTCCTGGATCACTACCAATGGTGATGAGATCGGGATCGCTCAGGCCATCCAGGCAAAAGCTTGCGGTATTGAGCCTACTGCTGACATGAACCCTGTACTGCTAAAACCAAAGGGAGACCGTCAATCCCAGGTGATCATCCTGGGCAAACCCTATGCAGACCGAACTGCAGGTGATTATTATGAGTCAATTGACGATATGATTAAGGTAGTTGAATCTGCCTACTACCGATTGGCCGGACAGTATGACATGGTGATTATAGAAGGAGCCGGGGGGGCCGCTGAGATCAACTTGTATGAGAGGGATATTGTAAATATCGGTACGGCAAGGTTGCTAAAACCCCCTATTATACTTGTTGGAGATATCGAACGGGGCGGTGTGTTCGCAAGCATCTACGGGACGCTTAAACTGCTGCCTGACGATATTGCGCAACTGGTCAAAGGCATAATCATCAATAAGTTCAGGGGAGATCCAGCCATATTGGAACCAGGACTGAAAGAACTGGAAGAGATAACCGGAGTACATGTGTTGGGTGTTATTCCATATACGGATTTATCCATTCCTTCCGAGGATTCGGTCTCGATCGCAGATAAAAAGCATATATTTAATAATGGATTTGTTGACATTGCCATTTTAAGATTGCCCAGGATCTCGAATTTCACAGATTTCGAACCCCTTGAACCACTTTCAAATATCAGATATGTGGAACTGGATGAGGATATCGGACAGCCGGATGCTTTGATCATACCTGGAACTAAGAATACAATCGATGATCTCCAGGCTATTAAAGAAAGCGGGACCTATCATAGGATATATGAACTGGTAAAAGCCGGCATTCCCATAATCGGGATTTGCGGCGGATACCAGATGTTGGGAAAAACCATAACTGATAGTGGGATTGAAGGGGGTAGTGCTGCAGGAGTTGATGGTCTGGGACTGCTGGATGTATCCACAAGTTTTGGTGAATATAAAAAGCAGACCATCCAAACCCGGAAAAAAGTTACCGGGGACGGTCCAATTCTGGGCAGGATTACAGGTCAAAATGTTTCCGGTTATGAAATACATATGGGGGATACCTGGCTGCATGAAGATAAACCAGCTTTTTCTGATGATGGTTGTATTGATAGATCTGGATTGATCTGGGGGACATATCTTCACGGCCTGTTCGAAAATGAGAATGTCAGGGATGCTTTTCTGGATTTCCTTTATT